In one window of Kosmotoga pacifica DNA:
- a CDS encoding clostripain-related cysteine peptidase, with protein MLKKTVIKYVIFLIFVSLFLLVTACSKMTVSVTIQTVPVSTGLKVDGVDYISPVTLEMKINDSYVIQIMEKIEDSSSAVSGDDVRYSFYRWNDGVTANPRTIKILDNTTYVAELRSEYKVETGTKPADIATIAGAGWYEADTTQTFTAPTVTGYTFDHWEVNGINAGTVNPIDITIDSPKKVVAVYSLNSYALTITTSPDTGLGIVINGSNYTSPKTLNFSYNTSVTFGVTTPQEMDKEPAVTGADTRYTFDQWNDGNTNPSRTITMTADITYTAKMKKEYKVETGTKPADIATIAGAGWYEAGTVHVFTAPTVTGYTFDHWEVNGVNVSSSSSLNLTIDSPKKVVAVYTLNSYALTITTSPDTGLGIVINGSNYTSPKTLNFSYNTSVTFEVTTPQEVDKEPAVTGADTRYTFDQWNDGNTNPSRTITVTADITYTAEMKKEYKVETGASPAGIATIAGAGWYEAGTVHVFTAPTVTGYTFDHWEVNGVNVSSNSSLNLTIDSPKNAVAVYQTSYYIEADNETHYTGKWAHITVTVRDRFDNPVPNIPVAFNFSSSSSQILNLTDKSKVDVDPIVYTDSNGIASLDGYFSESSVETVKAYLVDYPNIYSNFQVNVLTPNWIFLILMGADNNLESSAIFDLIEMSTTNPGIAIVGIADVSYLESGDGQLSGVTDDFLFMLDEAGTIYDEPLGIEVDSGSPETLEALISGFYGIESNYKALVLWNHGFAWFDENEPRTRGIIYDDTNNTFLRIRDVQNAIISATNGAGFDILGMDACLMSSVEIAYQLKDTASYFVSSAFTEPGSGWDYSFLDDIEAYHSPFEVGKLIVDSYVASLPTTPKLSLAVWDLSYLDELYNSINAFSYELDSILDDGIKSKILNVYYPNLTQYYDGSNLIVDLGDFLGYIYYDDEVTQNVKDLALEAWYDLTAAVPYSTVRGGTNNSKGTSIFFPDSLNVYNSFYDSFYELDFWWNWWEILVRHIIDPDWELGVDLYGPNYYGDIILLSNESVDGDNFEPIGTLNSEGSKSLEIPKGLPLGAYRVDYLFELPEDATVDKIVGPNERNRTPSKIGVARYFWVHDFRTNSDYLLEATLQSSGNYCEIWVEDPGEINTAMADQLAAEFDNIIYSLIVNNFYTPSDVNADGKVAILCFDIQDNFETVGSYTAGYFSPVDLYSQDYYPTSNEMEIFYIDTYPTMHYPSTDPIDVSKAYSTLVHEFQHMVNFNRNVFVEFGASMDTWLNEALSMAAEHIYEGVQTDRISYYNASSSISNGHSLLYWDRYGDVLSNYALSYLFGQYLRIQAGAGNTIFKEILMDYNNDYRCVENAIHNHVDSQLDFGRFMTYFRLALNLRQEFGYFGFKGDPDFATIETKLFETLPESIRGGGAILVSILSNPYVKPYDSGEHIKPVGIDLEAINF; from the coding sequence CAGCTTGTTCAAAGATGACTGTCAGCGTAACAATTCAAACCGTTCCCGTTTCTACGGGACTCAAAGTAGATGGTGTCGATTACATTTCACCAGTAACGTTAGAAATGAAGATCAACGATAGTTATGTTATCCAAATAATGGAAAAGATTGAAGACAGTTCGAGTGCGGTTTCAGGTGATGACGTTAGGTATTCTTTTTACAGATGGAATGATGGAGTAACGGCAAATCCCAGGACAATAAAAATTTTGGACAATACTACTTACGTAGCTGAGTTGAGATCTGAATATAAAGTCGAGACAGGAACAAAGCCTGCGGATATAGCTACAATAGCAGGAGCAGGCTGGTATGAAGCAGACACTACTCAAACTTTCACTGCACCAACAGTAACGGGCTATACCTTCGATCACTGGGAAGTGAATGGAATTAATGCGGGTACAGTGAATCCCATTGACATTACCATTGACTCGCCGAAGAAAGTCGTTGCTGTGTACAGTTTGAACAGTTATGCACTGACCATCACCACCTCACCTGATACTGGACTTGGAATTGTAATAAACGGCTCAAATTACACTTCACCAAAGACGCTGAACTTTTCCTATAACACTTCTGTGACTTTTGGTGTGACCACACCGCAAGAAATGGACAAAGAGCCGGCCGTTACAGGAGCAGACACACGTTACACCTTCGATCAGTGGAACGATGGCAATACCAATCCAAGCAGAACGATAACAATGACAGCAGACATCACCTATACAGCAAAGATGAAAAAGGAATACAAAGTCGAGACAGGAACAAAGCCTGCGGATATAGCTACAATAGCAGGAGCAGGCTGGTATGAAGCAGGCACCGTTCATGTTTTCACCGCACCAACAGTAACAGGCTATACCTTCGACCACTGGGAAGTGAATGGAGTTAATGTGAGTTCAAGTTCTTCATTGAACCTAACGATAGATTCACCTAAGAAAGTTGTTGCTGTCTACACTTTAAACAGTTATGCACTAACTATCACCACCTCACCTGATACGGGACTTGGAATTGTAATAAATGGCTCAAATTACACTTCACCAAAGACGCTGAACTTTTCTTACAACACTTCTGTGACCTTCGAGGTGACCACACCGCAAGAAGTGGACAAAGAACCTGCTGTTACAGGAGCAGATACACGTTACACCTTTGATCAGTGGAACGACGGCAATACCAATCCAAGCAGAACGATAACAGTGACAGCAGACATCACCTATACAGCAGAGATGAAAAAGGAATACAAAGTCGAGACGGGAGCAAGCCCTGCGGGTATAGCCACAATAGCGGGAGCAGGCTGGTATGAAGCAGGCACCGTTCATGTTTTCACCGCACCAACAGTAACAGGCTATACCTTCGACCACTGGGAAGTGAATGGAGTTAATGTGAGTTCAAATTCTTCATTGAACCTAACGATAGATTCACCTAAAAATGCGGTAGCTGTTTACCAAACATCTTACTACATCGAAGCCGATAATGAAACGCATTATACCGGTAAATGGGCACACATTACAGTGACCGTTAGAGATCGTTTTGATAATCCAGTTCCTAACATACCGGTCGCTTTTAATTTCAGCTCTTCGAGTTCACAAATATTGAATCTCACAGATAAATCAAAAGTAGATGTCGACCCGATTGTTTATACAGATAGTAATGGTATAGCAAGTTTGGATGGATATTTCAGTGAAAGTAGTGTTGAAACCGTAAAGGCATACCTTGTAGATTATCCCAATATTTATAGCAATTTCCAAGTAAACGTACTGACTCCAAATTGGATATTCTTGATTCTAATGGGAGCAGATAACAATCTCGAATCTAGTGCAATTTTTGATTTGATTGAAATGTCTACAACAAATCCCGGAATAGCAATCGTAGGAATTGCAGATGTTTCATACTTAGAGAGTGGTGATGGTCAACTTTCAGGAGTTACAGATGATTTTCTTTTCATGCTTGACGAAGCGGGAACAATATACGACGAACCTTTGGGCATAGAGGTAGATTCAGGTTCTCCTGAGACCCTTGAGGCTCTCATAAGTGGTTTTTACGGCATTGAGTCGAATTACAAAGCATTGGTGCTCTGGAATCACGGTTTTGCGTGGTTTGATGAAAACGAACCGCGTACCAGAGGGATTATTTACGATGATACCAACAACACATTCCTGAGAATCAGAGATGTCCAAAATGCCATTATAAGCGCCACCAATGGTGCTGGCTTTGATATCCTCGGAATGGACGCCTGCCTTATGAGCTCTGTCGAAATTGCTTATCAGTTGAAAGATACGGCAAGTTATTTTGTTTCATCTGCTTTTACAGAACCCGGAAGCGGTTGGGATTACAGTTTTCTTGATGATATCGAGGCTTATCATTCTCCTTTCGAAGTTGGCAAGTTGATAGTTGACTCTTATGTTGCCTCTTTGCCCACAACACCGAAACTGAGTCTCGCGGTTTGGGACCTGAGTTATCTGGATGAACTCTACAATTCCATTAATGCTTTCTCTTATGAATTAGATAGCATTCTCGATGATGGCATTAAGTCAAAGATTCTGAACGTGTATTACCCGAATCTCACTCAGTATTATGATGGTTCAAATTTGATAGTTGATCTGGGAGATTTCCTCGGGTATATATATTACGATGATGAAGTAACTCAAAATGTTAAGGATTTGGCTTTAGAAGCCTGGTACGATCTAACAGCCGCTGTTCCCTATTCTACTGTAAGAGGAGGAACGAATAACTCAAAAGGAACAAGTATATTCTTCCCTGATTCCCTTAACGTATATAATTCATTCTATGATAGTTTTTACGAACTTGATTTTTGGTGGAATTGGTGGGAAATATTGGTACGACATATTATCGACCCCGATTGGGAACTCGGTGTTGACTTGTACGGCCCGAACTATTATGGGGATATAATTCTGCTGAGCAATGAATCAGTGGATGGGGATAATTTCGAACCTATTGGAACGTTAAATTCGGAGGGTTCGAAATCTTTAGAAATCCCGAAAGGTCTTCCTCTGGGAGCGTACAGAGTCGACTATCTATTTGAACTTCCCGAAGATGCGACTGTTGATAAAATAGTGGGTCCTAATGAAAGAAATAGAACCCCAAGTAAAATAGGAGTTGCAAGATACTTTTGGGTTCATGACTTTAGAACAAATAGTGACTACTTGCTTGAAGCTACCTTACAAAGCTCTGGAAATTATTGTGAAATTTGGGTTGAAGACCCTGGTGAAATTAACACAGCGATGGCAGACCAGTTAGCCGCTGAATTTGATAATATAATCTATTCTCTTATTGTCAATAATTTCTATACCCCTTCAGATGTAAATGCTGATGGAAAGGTAGCTATCCTTTGTTTTGATATCCAGGACAACTTCGAAACGGTGGGCAGTTATACTGCTGGCTATTTTAGTCCGGTTGATTTGTATTCACAGGACTATTATCCAACTTCAAATGAAATGGAGATTTTCTATATTGATACTTACCCTACCATGCACTATCCCTCTACTGATCCAATTGATGTGAGTAAGGCTTATTCTACACTTGTTCATGAGTTTCAGCATATGGTCAATTTCAATAGAAATGTCTTTGTAGAATTCGGTGCTTCTATGGATACATGGCTAAATGAAGCACTTTCAATGGCTGCCGAACATATCTATGAAGGTGTTCAAACTGACAGAATCAGCTATTATAATGCTTCTTCAAGCATATCCAATGGTCACTCTTTGCTTTATTGGGATAGGTATGGTGATGTCTTGTCTAACTATGCTCTTTCATATTTGTTTGGCCAATATTTAAGAATTCAAGCTGGGGCCGGAAATACCATTTTCAAAGAAATTTTGATGGATTATAACAACGACTATCGGTGCGTTGAAAATGCCATTCACAACCATGTAGATTCTCAACTCGATTTTGGAAGGTTCATGACCTACTTCAGACTTGCCTTGAATCTAAGGCAAGAATTTGGATATTTTGGTTTTAAAGGGGATCCTGATTTTGCCACTATTGAAACAAAACTTTTTGAAACCCTTCCAGAGTCTATCAGAGGTGGTGGAGCGATCTTGGTTTCTATATTATCCAATCCATATGTAAAACCTTATGATTCAGGGGAACACATAAAACCTGTTGGTATCGATTTAGAAGCAATAAACTTTTGA
- a CDS encoding PD40 domain-containing protein, translated as MKLVKWLILIVMLTTVMLFTSGCGLFLAMVSGESGPIVLQGTQFEQITSTKKEYEVFPRLLDEESIIFTSVTESSRKIVLMNLKNKSTSLLRENATAAWPIPEEGKYVFGLVKNDGIFLCEGSLTSPAYTYLTMTPFATRTNLQPSVSPDGERIAFHFLDPSMTAYLGVIERNRPFYSVLCEGTSPTWSKDGKYIYADHELPNGNYEIIRIDVQNGLVSTILSGNNKNYTFPVVSPDGKWLAFQYGEDSIAFSDLYGGKLTVIVEGLEDLWSIHWGSDGFIYFSSKGDIYRIKPILPEE; from the coding sequence ATGAAATTAGTAAAATGGTTGATTTTAATCGTAATGCTAACAACAGTAATGCTATTTACTTCGGGCTGTGGACTATTTTTGGCGATGGTATCTGGAGAAAGTGGTCCAATAGTTTTGCAAGGAACACAATTTGAGCAAATTACCAGCACAAAAAAAGAGTACGAGGTATTTCCAAGGCTTCTCGATGAAGAAAGTATCATTTTCACCTCAGTTACTGAGTCTTCAAGGAAAATCGTTTTGATGAACCTCAAAAACAAATCCACTTCTCTTCTTAGGGAAAACGCAACAGCTGCTTGGCCAATCCCAGAAGAAGGCAAGTATGTTTTTGGTTTAGTAAAAAATGATGGAATTTTTTTGTGTGAAGGCTCGTTGACCTCACCAGCGTACACTTACTTGACCATGACACCTTTCGCTACACGAACTAATCTGCAACCTTCCGTCAGTCCCGATGGGGAAAGAATTGCATTCCACTTTCTTGATCCAAGTATGACCGCGTATTTGGGCGTGATAGAAAGAAATAGACCATTCTATTCTGTTTTATGTGAGGGAACATCACCAACTTGGTCAAAAGATGGAAAATACATATATGCAGACCATGAGTTGCCCAATGGCAACTACGAAATCATAAGAATTGATGTGCAAAATGGTCTGGTTTCCACTATACTTAGCGGCAACAATAAGAATTATACATTTCCCGTGGTATCTCCGGATGGAAAATGGCTAGCTTTTCAATATGGAGAAGATAGTATCGCATTTTCGGATTTATATGGAGGAAAGCTTACTGTAATTGTAGAAGGACTTGAAGATCTGTGGTCGATTCATTGGGGTTCAGATGGTTTTATATACTTTTCTTCGAAAGGTGATATTTACAGAATCAAACCAATCCTTCCAGAAGAATGA
- the arsB gene encoding ACR3 family arsenite efflux transporter, with product MSEERLDFFSKYLSIWVGLAMIFGAVLGNLFPEYANKLGSWEIANVSIPVAVVLLFMMYPIMLKIDFKEIINIKRNSKPLFVTLVVNWTIKPFTMALISWLFMKFIFGGIIPESLANEYVAGMILLGLAPCTAMVLVWTYLARGNINYALVQVAVNDLIILFLFAPLGKLLIGVSTGFPVPFSTIFWSVVFYVAIPLTLAVLTRKGVIRSKGKAYLNGKFIPRFDPFTKLGLLLTLVFVFMFQGKTIIENPLHILLLAIPLMLQTYLIFYIGYLATKALKINYPEAAPSTFIGASNFFELSIAVALILFGMDSGAALATVVGVLVEVPVMLSLVAIMKRNREKFLFEKLAYGRGDTR from the coding sequence ATGAGTGAAGAGAGACTGGATTTTTTCAGCAAGTATCTGTCTATATGGGTAGGCCTCGCAATGATCTTTGGGGCGGTTCTGGGGAATCTTTTCCCCGAATATGCCAATAAGCTGGGTAGCTGGGAGATCGCCAATGTTTCGATACCCGTTGCTGTGGTCCTTCTTTTCATGATGTATCCAATCATGTTGAAGATCGATTTCAAAGAGATAATCAACATTAAGAGAAACTCGAAGCCATTGTTCGTCACCCTTGTAGTCAACTGGACTATAAAGCCCTTTACCATGGCCTTAATATCCTGGTTGTTTATGAAATTCATCTTCGGGGGGATAATCCCTGAAAGCCTTGCCAATGAATACGTGGCGGGGATGATATTGCTTGGGCTCGCTCCTTGCACTGCTATGGTTCTTGTCTGGACTTATCTCGCCAGAGGCAACATAAACTATGCTCTGGTGCAGGTAGCGGTGAACGATCTGATCATTCTTTTCCTCTTTGCACCACTGGGAAAATTACTTATAGGTGTGTCAACGGGTTTTCCGGTACCTTTCTCCACGATCTTCTGGTCCGTGGTGTTCTATGTGGCGATTCCCTTGACACTGGCAGTGTTAACGCGGAAGGGGGTTATCAGGAGTAAGGGCAAGGCTTATTTAAATGGAAAGTTCATTCCCCGCTTTGACCCATTCACAAAGCTCGGGCTTCTACTTACCCTGGTATTTGTCTTCATGTTTCAGGGCAAGACGATAATCGAAAACCCTCTGCATATTCTCCTTTTAGCCATACCTTTGATGCTCCAGACATATCTGATCTTCTACATTGGTTATTTAGCCACCAAAGCTCTCAAGATAAATTATCCAGAAGCTGCTCCATCTACATTCATAGGAGCTTCTAATTTCTTTGAGCTGTCCATAGCCGTTGCGCTTATACTCTTTGGTATGGATTCTGGAGCTGCTCTCGCCACCGTCGTTGGCGTTCTTGTGGAAGTGCCCGTGATGCTCTCGCTTGTTGCTATAATGAAAAGGAATAGGGAAAAATTCCTGTTCGAAAAATTGGCGTACGGAAGAGGAGATACCCGATGA
- a CDS encoding ArsR/SmtB family transcription factor — MKSREISLSEVLKVLSKELNLKILALIDTYGELCVCNFNSLLNVPQPTVSRHLKELLDMELIGVKQVGRWRYYSLAELPAAFLKEIIELAKKEYSISKKELKGLCH, encoded by the coding sequence ATGAAATCGAGAGAAATTTCACTATCGGAAGTTTTAAAGGTCCTGAGCAAAGAGCTGAACCTCAAGATACTCGCTCTCATAGACACATATGGTGAGCTGTGCGTTTGTAACTTCAACAGTTTGCTCAACGTGCCCCAGCCCACAGTTTCAAGGCACCTGAAGGAGCTACTCGATATGGAGCTAATTGGAGTCAAGCAAGTGGGTAGATGGAGATATTATAGCCTTGCGGAATTACCGGCGGCTTTTTTGAAGGAGATCATAGAGTTGGCGAAGAAAGAATATTCAATATCAAAGAAAGAGTTGAAAGGGCTCTGCCACTAA
- a CDS encoding metallophosphoesterase family protein: MKLAFISDIHGNLEALEAALEDIEKRGVDQIYCLGDLVGYGPDSEMVVQRIKALNIPTVMGNYDDAVAYERESCGCAYNLGREAEVGDITLNWSIANTSQESKTFLKSLPHKLEFEAEEVKFLLVHGSPLNHLLEYIKPNTPAERLVEVTTGISANVIISGHTHLPMARWVNCKLIFNTGSVGRPKDGDPRACYLIVDVNKGSLKHEFVRVSYPVKITIEKLAKHKLPMELATVLALGTTFDMGESRKMEKRGFFV, encoded by the coding sequence ATGAAGCTTGCGTTCATTTCAGATATACACGGAAATCTGGAAGCGCTGGAAGCGGCACTTGAAGACATCGAAAAACGTGGAGTGGATCAGATATATTGTTTGGGGGACCTGGTGGGATATGGGCCTGACTCGGAAATGGTTGTTCAGAGAATCAAGGCTTTGAATATCCCTACAGTGATGGGGAACTACGATGACGCTGTTGCTTATGAAAGGGAAAGCTGCGGCTGTGCCTACAATCTAGGTCGCGAGGCGGAAGTAGGCGATATCACTCTGAACTGGTCCATCGCCAACACGTCCCAAGAGTCAAAGACGTTTCTTAAATCGTTACCACACAAGTTGGAATTCGAGGCTGAAGAGGTCAAGTTTCTCCTGGTGCATGGAAGCCCTCTGAACCATCTGCTGGAGTATATAAAGCCAAACACTCCTGCGGAACGACTTGTGGAGGTAACGACGGGAATATCAGCCAATGTGATAATCAGCGGACACACCCACCTACCCATGGCACGTTGGGTAAACTGCAAGCTCATTTTCAACACCGGCAGTGTCGGCCGTCCGAAAGACGGAGACCCCAGAGCCTGTTATTTGATTGTCGATGTGAACAAAGGTTCCTTGAAGCATGAATTTGTAAGGGTCAGCTATCCGGTAAAAATAACGATAGAAAAGCTGGCAAAGCATAAACTTCCTATGGAACTTGCCACAGTCCTCGCCTTGGGAACGACCTTCGATATGGGAGAAAGTAGAAAGATGGAAAAACGAGGGTTCTTTGTTTGA
- a CDS encoding pyruvate kinase, which produces MKSFVIVATVSDKKQVEYLINGGADRLRINSSHLSIVQLLDFLDFFWSMKKRVSVYIDLKGNKLRLSRYQPELKLLAGQQIELTTDTSKSNSLIVDERILKYLSPDMTLSLSDGKIRLKILSVERDVVRALVLRGGTVEGAKGLNISPHPPELTGLTDIDRFIIEKTRGYEFVRYALSFVSSPQEVKELKELSGRFVVAKIERELSINTVMDIASAADELWLCRGDLGAQLGLGRLARFYRRFNQLMPKFSVPVLMAGGVLEHMIEHTAPTRSEVCHLIDLVGHGYSGVVLSDETVAGKYPIETLKIIREVTG; this is translated from the coding sequence TTGAAGAGCTTCGTAATAGTTGCCACAGTCTCAGACAAGAAACAGGTGGAGTATCTTATCAACGGCGGTGCAGACAGGTTGAGGATAAATTCTTCACACCTGAGTATTGTTCAGCTTCTGGATTTTCTGGACTTCTTCTGGAGCATGAAGAAACGAGTTTCAGTGTATATAGATCTCAAGGGTAACAAGCTCCGCCTAAGTAGGTATCAACCTGAGTTGAAACTTTTAGCAGGACAGCAAATTGAACTAACCACTGATACTTCAAAGAGCAACTCTCTCATCGTTGATGAGCGAATCTTGAAGTACCTGTCACCTGACATGACTTTGTCGCTTTCTGACGGAAAAATCAGGTTAAAAATCCTCTCTGTTGAAAGGGACGTCGTTCGAGCCCTAGTGCTCAGAGGAGGCACGGTTGAGGGAGCGAAAGGTCTAAACATTTCTCCCCATCCGCCAGAACTGACCGGTCTTACCGACATAGACCGCTTCATCATCGAGAAAACGAGAGGATACGAGTTTGTCAGATACGCCCTCTCCTTTGTCTCTTCACCACAGGAAGTAAAAGAGCTCAAGGAACTTTCAGGTAGGTTCGTTGTTGCGAAAATAGAGAGGGAGTTGTCCATAAACACGGTAATGGATATCGCTTCTGCAGCTGATGAGCTCTGGCTCTGCAGGGGTGATCTCGGAGCTCAGCTTGGGCTTGGCAGGCTCGCGCGATTCTACCGCCGATTTAACCAGCTGATGCCGAAGTTCTCCGTTCCTGTGCTCATGGCAGGCGGAGTTCTCGAGCACATGATAGAGCATACAGCGCCAACGAGAAGTGAGGTTTGCCATCTAATTGATCTAGTGGGACACGGTTATTCCGGCGTCGTCCTCTCGGACGAAACAGTGGCAGGTAAGTACCCGATCGAGACGCTCAAGATTATTCGGGAGGTTACAGGATGA
- a CDS encoding Tex family protein, giving the protein MKESIDFSAEIAKELGIAEWKVKNAIELLEDGKTIPFIARYRKEKTGELNEIQLREISDLLEHLKKLYERKNEIIRLVEERGKLTPELKKAFLGARSLQELEDLYAPYKSKKKTRADIARERGLVPLAELLKTNLEKADEKIRSFIDPEKGVETAEDAIAGARDIIAEEISINLQVRNRLREIIKRRGHLRSERADGEDQKGIYRDYYDFSQPIPQLVPHRVLAIFRGEREKVLKVSVEISGDLTPMVLKLLNFDERLAYYDELVDAVRDSLKRLLLPSIEREIRNELKEMAENRAITVFSKNLKNLLLQPPLGSKVVMGIDPGYRTGCKLAVIGKDGSVLYYDTIYPTPPKNEIIQAEMKVVEAVKLLNVEIISIGNGTASRETELFIAETIKKNHLSCKYLIVSEAGASIYSASKVAIEEFPDYDVTTRGAISIARRVQDPLAEYVKIPPESIGVGMYQHDVNSKKLKKTLDREVESAVNYAGVNLNTASKHLLKYISGLNEKSADNIVKYRAENGLFKNRNELLKVSGIGPKAFEQAAGFCRIIGGENPLDSTTVHPESYHIATAVLESVGKRPEDLTTNREEVEALLKEFDIDAFCEETGFNKITVRDVVDALKKPGLDPRDELPKPLLRDDVLTMEQLSPGMLLEGTVRNVVDFGAFVDIGVKQDGLIHRSKMGRNIKDPLEILSVGQIVKVRVLSVDLERGRIALELVREEN; this is encoded by the coding sequence ATGAAAGAGAGTATAGATTTTTCAGCGGAAATAGCGAAGGAACTCGGTATTGCAGAATGGAAGGTGAAAAACGCCATTGAGCTCCTTGAGGACGGTAAGACAATCCCCTTCATAGCAAGATACCGTAAGGAAAAGACTGGTGAACTCAACGAAATCCAACTCAGGGAGATCTCTGACCTGCTGGAGCATCTGAAAAAGCTCTACGAGAGGAAAAATGAAATAATCAGGCTTGTGGAGGAACGGGGGAAACTCACTCCTGAACTGAAGAAAGCATTCCTTGGTGCGAGGAGCCTTCAGGAACTGGAAGACCTGTACGCTCCATACAAAAGTAAGAAGAAGACGCGAGCTGACATTGCGAGGGAGAGGGGCCTGGTTCCCCTCGCCGAACTGCTGAAGACGAACCTTGAAAAAGCAGATGAGAAGATCAGGAGCTTTATCGACCCGGAGAAGGGTGTTGAGACTGCTGAAGACGCCATCGCTGGTGCGAGAGACATAATCGCCGAAGAGATCTCTATAAACCTCCAGGTTCGAAACAGGCTCAGGGAGATAATAAAAAGACGTGGTCACCTACGTTCAGAACGCGCTGACGGTGAGGACCAAAAAGGTATATACAGGGATTATTACGATTTTAGCCAGCCCATCCCACAACTTGTTCCCCATAGAGTCCTCGCCATATTCCGCGGGGAAAGAGAAAAGGTGCTAAAGGTCAGCGTAGAAATTTCAGGGGATCTCACACCGATGGTTTTGAAGCTTCTGAATTTCGATGAGCGACTCGCTTATTACGACGAGCTGGTCGATGCCGTCAGAGACTCTCTGAAGCGCCTGCTGCTGCCGTCTATAGAGAGAGAGATCAGGAACGAACTCAAAGAGATGGCCGAGAACCGTGCCATAACGGTCTTTTCGAAAAATCTGAAGAATTTGCTCCTGCAGCCTCCGCTGGGTTCCAAAGTCGTTATGGGCATCGATCCCGGATACAGGACAGGCTGCAAGCTGGCCGTTATAGGAAAGGATGGTTCTGTTCTTTACTATGACACCATATATCCCACCCCTCCGAAAAACGAAATCATTCAGGCAGAAATGAAGGTAGTAGAAGCAGTAAAGCTGTTGAATGTCGAGATAATCTCCATCGGGAATGGTACCGCCTCGCGTGAGACGGAGTTGTTCATCGCCGAAACGATCAAGAAAAACCATCTTAGCTGTAAATATCTCATCGTTTCTGAAGCTGGTGCGTCGATCTATTCCGCTTCAAAGGTGGCTATCGAGGAGTTCCCGGATTATGACGTGACCACCCGTGGAGCGATTTCCATAGCTCGCAGGGTTCAGGATCCGCTAGCAGAATACGTGAAGATACCACCCGAATCTATCGGGGTGGGGATGTATCAGCACGATGTCAATAGCAAAAAACTCAAAAAAACCCTCGATAGAGAAGTAGAATCCGCAGTTAATTACGCTGGTGTCAACCTGAATACTGCCTCAAAACATCTGCTCAAATACATATCCGGTCTGAACGAAAAGAGTGCGGATAACATTGTGAAGTACAGGGCAGAGAACGGGCTCTTCAAGAACCGAAATGAACTCCTCAAAGTTAGCGGTATTGGTCCAAAGGCTTTCGAACAAGCCGCAGGCTTTTGCAGGATCATAGGCGGTGAGAACCCCCTCGATAGTACAACGGTACATCCGGAATCTTATCACATTGCGACTGCCGTACTGGAAAGTGTTGGGAAGAGACCGGAAGACCTTACTACAAACAGAGAAGAAGTAGAAGCTCTACTGAAAGAGTTTGATATTGACGCCTTTTGTGAAGAGACGGGTTTTAACAAGATAACCGTCCGTGATGTTGTGGATGCCCTAAAGAAACCTGGGCTCGATCCCAGGGACGAGCTTCCCAAACCCCTACTGCGGGACGATGTGCTCACCATGGAACAGCTTTCACCGGGTATGCTGCTGGAAGGAACTGTCAGAAATGTCGTGGATTTCGGTGCGTTTGTAGATATTGGTGTGAAACAGGATGGTCTCATCCACCGATCGAAGATGGGTAGAAACATAAAGGATCCATTGGAGATCCTTTCGGTGGGTCAGATAGTCAAGGTCAGAGTTCTCTCTGTGGATCTGGAGCGTGGAAGGATAGCTTTAGAACTTGTCCGAGAAGAAAACTAA